One part of the Ranitomeya imitator isolate aRanImi1 chromosome 10, aRanImi1.pri, whole genome shotgun sequence genome encodes these proteins:
- the LOC138651103 gene encoding apolipoprotein A-I-like yields MKALLLSVALLFFTGAQGRYFWQNDEPKQEETNDKGLEKILHDSFAIVFSLFEHMDYASIAKEYQIKERWDSARKHLNKLEKAVDSYYDEVYKKFDEQLHEKFPVFRKNVVPILKEFDDALEDQLEKFVKKVVPVGTDLVGGISRHVVKFFESLESIAEEGRDKLREEIDKLRVKVQPYVDDVHAEYEKYRANLQGEFEKDMKELKQEMDKNMEILKEKAKPHLENLKSKFPDGQEFQEKVEQFLKELKKALSEEE; encoded by the exons ATGAAAGCTTTGCTACTCTCAGTAGCCCTGCTCTTCTTCACAG GGGCACAGGGCCGCTACTTCTGGCAAAACGATGAACCTAAACAAGAAGAAACGAATGATAAAGGTTTGGAGAAGATCCTGCACGATAGTTTCGCCATAGTATTCAGTCTTTTCGAACACATGGATTATGCCTCCATTGCAAAAGA ATATCAGATCAAAGAGAGGTGGGACTCGgcaaggaaacacttaaacaaacTGGAGAAAGCTGTAGACAGTTACTACGATGAAGTTTATAAGAAATTCGACGAACAGCTTCATGAAAAGTTCCCGGTATTCAGGAAGAACGTTGTCCCTATTCTGAAGGAGTTCGATGACGCCTTAGAAGACCAGCttgagaaatttgtaaaaaaagtcGTGCCTGTTGGAACTGATCTCGTCGGCGGAATATCCAGGCATGTGGTCAAATTCTTTGAAAGTCTGGAAAGCATCGCAGAAGAAGGTCGTGACAAACTGCGCGAGGAGATCGACAAGCTACGCGTCAAAGTGCAACCCTACGTGGACGATGTCCATGCGGAATACGAGAAATACCGTGCCAATTTACAAGGCGAATTTGAGAAAGATATGAAGGAGCTGAAGCAAGAGATGGATAAGAATATGGAGATTCTGAAGGAAAAGGCTAAGCCTCATcttgaaaatctgaaaagtaaattTCCAGATGGCCAAGAATTCCAGGAAAAAGTGGAGCAGTTCCTTAAGGAGCTGAAAAAAGCGCTTTCCGAAGAGGAGTAG